Proteins encoded within one genomic window of Gallus gallus isolate bGalGal1 chromosome 1, bGalGal1.mat.broiler.GRCg7b, whole genome shotgun sequence:
- the LOC418303 gene encoding antigen WC1.1 isoform X5, which produces MAMKGCLSALVLWLLLLTIQVSLGDDELKLVNGTGPCSGRVEVKHKDQWGTVCDGDWNTEDAEVVCKQVGCGSAVQALNRAPFGEGSGPTWLYRVECRGNESALWNCPHTGWGGFTCPHYFDVGVICSGFSGLHLSGGDTACSGHLKIKQDETWTTVCYSYIDFNAASVICNEQRCGQAVDVLRGAHFGDRHELIWQEVFHCVGNETHLAHCPRTLQHSKACSHDAYVLCSGYGGYRLSNGSTTCSGRVELLHGGSWGTLCDYLWNFSAANDLCQHLDCGVALSIPDGQSFGKGNGSFWNGTFSCKKNGSYSRDCSVSVLDQSECPAGNDARVICSGCPGGRLVNGTTCSGRVEIRHGDTWGRLCSSHWNLQAASVLCYQLNCGYAKSIQTGDSFVDGNGPVWRDAFHCKGTESCLWDCAQVTLGNPTCSAKEVATVVCSGLTESLRLSDGQSRCDGRVEISLDGMWSRVLDDDWNIKDAHVVCRQLQCGIAKRAYYLPRSERGIGPVGLRSVHCDGNETQLLLCKTSHSQVLSAGVAEDVGVICSDSQQIRLVNGTKRCAGRVELYHDGIWGTICDDNWDLSDANVVCRQLGCGYAIKALNSAHYGVGSGQIWLDDVNCTGSESNIWACPSSVWGHHNCQHKEDAGVLCSEFLSLRLANGSGCAGRLEVFYNGTWGSICSNRMSQLTAVTVCKHLNCGDGGEIERDFKYGRGSGPTWLDHIECAEQHSSLWQCQSDPWDPQSCDTRAEETHISCSGRKGAVTPTTFTECPNSSSCSDREKLRVVGGEDACSGRVEIWNQGSWGTICDDSWDLADANVVCRQLGCGSAVSALSEAAFGEGTGPIWLEKVHCKGTELSLWDCPSKPLFGKNCNHKEDAAVDCSGVTETTTSSTRAASPRRSVTNNKRVSVPVILCIILGALLCLVLAILAGLIQRARAQQRGVLVSNASLKWLASF; this is translated from the exons ATGGCAATGAAAGGATGTCTTTCAGCTTTAGTGTTGTGGCTCCTTCTCCTCACCATTCAGGTTTCCCTAG GGGATGATGAATTGAAGCTGGTAAATGGAACTGGCCCCTGCTCTGGGAGAGTGGAAGTAAAACATAAGGATCAGTGGGGAACTGTGTGTGATGGTGACTGGAACACAGAAGATGCTGAGGTTGTTTGCAAGCAAGTAGGATGTGGATCTGCTGTTCAGGCCCTTAACCGAGCTCCTTTTGGAGAAGGATCTGGACCTACGTGGTTGTATCGAGTAGAGTGCCGTGGTAATGAATCTGCTCTCTGGAACTGCCCACATACAGGCTGGGGTGGCTTTACCTGCCCTCATTATTTTGATGTTGGAGTGATCTGCTCAG GTTTCTCAGGGCTGCATCTGTCTGGAGGGGACACTGCCTGCTCAGGACacctgaaaataaagcaagatgAAACTTGGACTACAGTATGTTACTCATACATTGATTTTAATGCTGCTTCTGTTATATGCAATGAGCAAAGGTGTGGCCAGGCTGTGGATGTCTTGAGAGGAGCTCACTTTGGAGACAGACATGAATTGATCTGGCAAGAAGTGTTCCACTGTGTGGGGAATGAGACTCACCTTGCACACTGTCCCAGGACGTTGCAGCATAGTAAGGCATGCTCTCATGATGCTTATGTTCTATGTTCAG GCTATGGTGGATACAGATTGTCAAATGGCAGTACCACATGTTCAGGTAGAGTTGAGCTTCTTCATGGAGGATCATGGGGAACACTCTGTGACTACTTGTGGAATTTTTCAGCTGCCAATGATCTCTGCCAGCATCTAGACTGTGGAGTTGCACTATCAATACCAGATGGACAGTcctttggaaaaggaaatgggTCTTTCTGGAATGGTACATTCAGCTGTAAGAAGAATGGCTCATACTCAAGAGACTGTTCTGTGAGTGTCCTAGATCAGAGTGAATGCCCTGCTGGAAATGATGCTCGTGTGATATGCTCAG GGTGCCCAGGGGGCAGACTAGTGAATGGCACCACATGCTCTGGCAGAGTGGAAATCCGCCATGGAGATACATGGGGAAGactctgcagctcccactggAATTTGCAGGCTGCTAGCGTTCTCTGCTATCAGCTGAACTGTGGCTATGCAAAGTCAATCCAGACAGGAGACAGTTTTGTGGATGGGAATGGGCCTGTATGGAGAGATGCTTTTCACTGTAAAGGGACAGAGTCCTGCCTGTGGGATTGTGCTCAAGTGACTTTGGGCAATCCAACCTGTTCAGCCAAAGAAGTAGCCACTGTTGTTTGCTCAG GTCTTACTGAATCACTCAGACTCTCAGATGGTCAGAGCCGCTGCGATGGGCGTGTTGAAATCTCCCTTGATGGCATGTGGAGCAGAGTCCTAGATGACGACTGGAACATCAAAGATGCTCATGTGGTATGCAGACAGCTCCAGTGTGGAATAGCCAAGAGAGCCTATTACCTTCCAAGGTCTGAACGAGGCATCGGTCCTGTGGGCTTAAGAAGTGTCCACTGTGATGGAAATGAGACTCAGCTACTGCTCTGCAAGACCTCCCATTCTCAGGTGCTGTCAGCAGGAGTTGCTGAAGATGTTGGTGTGATTTGCTCTG acaGCCAGCAGATCAGGCTGGTGAATGGAACAAAACGCTGTGCTGGGAGAGTGGAGCTTTATCATGATGGCATCTGGGGCACTATCTGTGATGATAACTGGGATCTATCAGATGCAAATGTTGTTTGCAGACAGCTTGGATGTGGATATGCCATCAAGGCATTAAACTCTGCTCATTATGGAGTAGGCTCGGGGCAAATCTGGCTGGATGATGTGAACTGCACTGGGTCTGAATCCAATATCTGGGCATGTCCCTCTAGTGTATGGGGTCATCACAACTGCCAACACAAAGAAGATGCTGGAGTTCTATGCTCAG AGTTCCTGTCTCTGAGGCTGGCGAAtggcagtggctgtgctggaCGGCTAGAAGTTTTCTACAATGGGACATGGGGGAGCATTTGCTCCAATCGTATGTCTCAACTCACTGCAGTAACTGTATGCAAACACTTGAACTGTGGAGACGGTGGGGAAATTGAAAGAGATTTCAAATATGGCAGAGGTTCTGGGCCCACGTGGCTGGATCACATTGAGTGCGCTGAGCAACACAGCTCTCTCTGGCAATGTCAGTCAGACCCCTGGGATCCTCAGTCATGTGATACCCGAGCAGAAGAGACCCATATTTCTTGCTCTG gaagaaaaggagcGGTGACTCCAACTACATTTACTGAGTGTCCAAACTCTTCAAGTTGCTCAG ACAGGGAGAAGTTACGTGTTGTAGGAGGAGAGGATGCGTGCTCAGGAAGAGTGGAGATTTGGAATCAGGGTTCCTGGGGAACAATCTGTGATGATTCCTGGGATCTGGCAGATGCTAATGTTGTATGCAGGCAACTGGGCTGTGGTTCTGCTGTGTCTGCTCTGAGTGAAGCTGCCTTTGGGGAAGGGACAGGTCCCATCTGGTTGGAGAAGGTCCACTGTAAAGGAACAGAACTGTCACTTTGGGACTGTCCTTCCAAGCCCTTGTTTGGTAAAAACTGTAATCACAAGGAGGATGCTGCCGTGGATTGCTCAG GTGTGACAGAAACAACAACATCTTCCACCAGAGCAG CTTCACCCCGCCGCTCAGTgacaaacaacaagagagtTTCAGTGCCCGTCATCCTCTGCATCATCCTGGGGGCCCTTCTCTGCCTGGTTCTTGCCATTCTCGCTGGACTGATCCAAAGAGCCAGGGCACAGCAGAGAGGTGTGTTGGTATCAAATGCTTCCTTGAAATGGCTGGCAAGTTTTTAG
- the TAS2R40 gene encoding taste receptor type 2 member 40 → MSSLFSSFCLVIAIFESVVGLLGNGTIVAVSSTSCIRSKILSSYDVIVIFLSLSRFFLQLWMILDFLLIFFCQPSYYEENLFVTFKTVFIFLNSYSFWFAAWLSVFYCVKVASFTQSFLSWLKQRIASLIPWMLITSSLFSFATSLPFFWDSYNAHSNFTTPLTMTNSSKRITTRKTNLIFLILLCNVGIALPSIMLVFSSILLIRSLWRHTRQMQNNATGFRDPSLEALIGAIKTVFSFLLLYITNFIALILILSDTFVPLSTEEAICVVVVAACPAGQSMVLIWSNPRFRELLSSILHYINSCVRARCS, encoded by the coding sequence ATGtccagtttattttcttctttctgtctaGTAATTGCCATATTTGAGTCAGTTGTGGGGCTTCTAGGAAATGGGACTATCGTGGCTGTCAGTTCAACTAGTTGCATCAGGAGCAAAATTTTGTCCTCCTATGATGTGATTGTGATTTTTCTGAGTTTATCCAGGTTCTTCTTGCAGCTCTGGATGATCCTGGATTTcctcctaatttttttttgtcaaccCTCCtattatgaagaaaatttatttGTAACTTTCAAGACAGTTTTTATATTCCTGAACTCTTATAGCTTTTGGTTTGCTGCCTGGCTTAGTGTCTTCTATTGTGTCAAGGTTGCCAGTTTTACCCAGTCATTCCTCAGCTGGCTGAAGCAAAGGATTGCCAGTCTCATACCCTGGATGCTGATAAcatcatctcttttttcctttgcaacctctcttcctttcttctgggATAGCTACAACGCACACAGCAACTTCACTACTCCTTTAACCATGACAAACTCTTCAAAAAGGATAACCACAAGGAAAACcaatttgatttttttgatCCTTCTCTGTAATGTTGGTATAGCTTTGCCTTCGATAATGCTTGTTTTTTCAAGTATCCTGCTGATTAGATCTCTGTGGAGGCACACCAGACAGATGCAAAATAATGCAACTGGCTTCAGGGATCCCAGCTTAGAAGCTCTTATTGGTGCCATCAAGACagtcttctccttcctcctcctgtacATTACAAATTTTATCGCTTTGATTCTCATTTTATCTGACACTTTTGTACCTTTAAGCACTGAGGAAGCTATATGTGTTGTTGTAGTGGCTGCCTGTCCTGCAGGACAGTCTATGGTCTTAATCTGGAGCAACCCCAGATTTCGAGAGCTGCTCAGTAGCATTTTGCACTACATAAACTCTTGTGTCAGAGCTAGATGCAGCTAA